The window CCCTGTAGGGACGTGCGTTCGCACGTCCGCGGACGTGCCACAGGCACGTCCCTACACCTGAGGAAGACATGTCGCACTCCTCCGTCAGACCGCGCGAAAACATAGATGTCTCTTGCTGGTAGAAAGCAGGCGGCGACAGAAACCCTGTAGGGACGTGCGTTCGCACGTCCGCGGACGTGCCACAGGCACGTCCCTACACCTGAGGAAGACATGTCGCACTCCTCCGTCAGACCGCGCGAAAACATAGATGTCTCTTGCTGGTAGAAAGCAGGCGGCGACAGAAACCCTGTAGGGACGTGCGTTCGCACGTCCGCGGACGTGCCACAGGCACGTCCCTACACCTGAGGAAGGCATGTCGCACTCCTCCGTCCCTCAACGACATTCTCCTCCGTCCCTCGGCCAAGCAGGGTTTTGCCTTGTTCTGGCGAAGTATCAGGCAGTGCTAAGAGGAGGGTGGGTATGATTATACAGGACTTACGGACGTATCGGTCGCTTTTTACTCAGTATACAGAGCTGCGCGCGCAAGAGAATCGGATCATGAACATCGCCTACTTAAATGGCAATCTGGTGAGGAACACAAAGAGCGCTGTGGGCGGGGTTTCCGCGCGCGCCTATGCCGGCGGCTCCTGGGGGTTTGCTTCTGCCCCAGGCTACGACCAAGTGCGCGAGGTCATCAGCGAGGCGACGCTTAACGCCGCGTTCCTTGACCAACGCGCGAAGAAAGGACACGCTCCCTTTGCCCCGAGCTGTCCCGTAGCCGAGAGAAGCTTCGCCACTACCAAGCCGCGTTTGTCACAGAGCGAGATCATGCAGTTTATGCAGGAACTCGACGGCTACATTGCGGGGAAGTACCCAAGCCTAAGCAGCCGCACTGTATCGCTCTACAACCTCGATATGGAGAAGTCGTTACTTACCTCCGACGGTGCTTCGCTATACTCCCTTTTGGCGCGCACCGTCTTTGGCGTGAGCCTGTCCAAAGACACGGCGACAGGGCCGGTCGAGGTTTTTGAGTCAGCGGGAGGCCTCGGGCAGTTTGAAGATGTCTTCGGCGAGCCGCAGAGCCTTTTCCCGGTGATTGACACGCTCTATGAGCACCTAGAAAAAAAGAGCGAGGGCGTTTACGCCGAGGCTGGCCTGAAAGAGTGTGTGCTTGATTCGGCGCTGGCGGGTATCCTCGCCCACGAAGCCATTGGGCACACAGCCGAAGCGGACTTAGTCCATGCCGGCTCGGTAGCTGGCGATTACTTAAACCAGCTCTGCGCCAGTCCGCTTATTACGCTGGTCGACTTCGCGCATACCTTCCGCGGTCAGCCCTGCCCGATGCCCATCTACATTGACGACGAGGGCACCTTGGCGGAAGACCAAGTCTTAATCGAGCAAGGCGTACTTAAAGGCTATATGCACAACAAACACAGTGCCAGGCGCTTTGGGGTAAGCTCTACAGGCAACGCGCGCGCCTACGAATACTTTGACGAGCCACTGATTCGCATGCGCAATA of the Selenomonadales bacterium genome contains:
- a CDS encoding TldD/PmbA family protein, whose protein sequence is MIIQDLRTYRSLFTQYTELRAQENRIMNIAYLNGNLVRNTKSAVGGVSARAYAGGSWGFASAPGYDQVREVISEATLNAAFLDQRAKKGHAPFAPSCPVAERSFATTKPRLSQSEIMQFMQELDGYIAGKYPSLSSRTVSLYNLDMEKSLLTSDGASLYSLLARTVFGVSLSKDTATGPVEVFESAGGLGQFEDVFGEPQSLFPVIDTLYEHLEKKSEGVYAEAGLKECVLDSALAGILAHEAIGHTAEADLVHAGSVAGDYLNQLCASPLITLVDFAHTFRGQPCPMPIYIDDEGTLAEDQVLIEQGVLKGYMHNKHSARRFGVSSTGNARAYEYFDEPLIRMRNTVIVPGHSKLADMIASIEDGYYLMKPSNGQADTTSEFMFGVVLGYEIKQGKLGRAIRDLTISGVAFDVLKSVTMVSDDLKWSNAGMCGKKQLIPVGMGGAAVKCRINIGGR